From a region of the Castor canadensis chromosome 7, mCasCan1.hap1v2, whole genome shotgun sequence genome:
- the Sprn gene encoding shadow of prion protein, producing MNWPAATCWALLLAAAFLCDSGAAKGGRGGARGSARGGLRGGARGAPRVRVRPAPRYGSSLRGAAAGAAAGAAAGLAAGSGWRRTAGPGDRGLEEDEDADLGGNGTGRGVYSYWAWTSGTGPTRDRCLCLLLGGALGALGLLQP from the coding sequence ATGAACTGGCCTGCTGCCACATGCTGGGCTCTGCTACTGGCTGCGGCCTTCCTCTGCGACAGCGGCGCGGCTAAGGGAGGACGTGGGGGCGCCCGGGGCAGCGCCCGTGGGGGGCTGCGTGGCGGCGCGCGCGGGGCACCCAGGGTGCGCGTGAGGCCCGCGCCCCGCTACGGCTCCTCGCTGCGTGgggcggcggcgggggcggcggcTGGAGCGGCCGCGGGCCTGGCTGCAGGCTCAGGCTGGAGAAGGACCGCAGGGCCCGGGGACCGCGGTCTGGAGGAAGACGAGGACGCTGACCTAGGCGGCAACGGGACAGGACGAGGTGTCTACAGCTACTGGGCCTGGACTTCGGGCACGGGACCCACCCGAGACCGGTGCCTCTGCCTGCTGCTGGGCGGCGCCCTTGGTGCTTTGGGACTGCTTCAGCCCTAG